In the genome of bacterium, the window TTAGCCAGCAACTTTGAGCAGGTTTTAGACGAGGTGATGAGACTGACAATTGAACTGGTTAATGCTCAGGCAGGGGTTATTATTCTCATTGACCAGACGACAGGAGAATTATCCTCCCACATCACTATCGGCGGTCGTCTCAGAGAAGAATTGGGAGAAGAACCCAAGTGGAAGCTGAATAAAGGAGTTATGGGGGCAATTTTGAAAGTAGGTGAACCTGCGATTATTTCTGATGCTTCAGAGTATCCCATATTCAGGGATGAGATAAGTAAAGCTGTAGGATGCACTGTGATAAATGCGTTGTGCGTTCCCTTAAAAAGTAAAGGTGAAGCCTTAGGAGTTTTAGAAGTATTTAATAAGAAACTTTCAACAGAGGAATCAAAAGAAGGCGATAAAGGGGTGGCCCCTTTTACCGCGGAGGACCAAAAACTTATTGTCTCTCTTTCCAATGAGATAGTAATGGTTATTGAGAATGCAATGCTATTTAATGAACGGGAAAGAAAAGTTGTGGAGTTAGATAATCTATTGAAAGCCACTGAAGCTATAGCCTCAGCTATGCAATTGGACCCTCTCCTGGATACGATTATGGAACGGGGGATGAAAGTAATGGATGCCGAGGGATGTTCGGTGCTTCTGGTCGATGAGAAAGAGAAGAAGTTACAGTTTGTGGCAGCCAGCGGAGCAAAGAAAGAGGAGGTAAAGAAGTTAAGTCTGAATATGGGAGAAGGGGTAGCCGGTTGGGTTGCACAGAACGACCAGCCTCTGTTAATTGATGATGTTTCCAAGGATGACCGTTTTTCAAAAAAAATTGATGAGATTTTGACGCAAAAGACCAAATCGTTAATTTGCGTTCCCCTTAAGGTTAAAGAGAGAACTATTGGT includes:
- a CDS encoding HD domain-containing phosphohydrolase — its product is MEKDISVLEETINRLNFRFEALQKITQLINLASNFEQVLDEVMRLTIELVNAQAGVIILIDQTTGELSSHITIGGRLREELGEEPKWKLNKGVMGAILKVGEPAIISDASEYPIFRDEISKAVGCTVINALCVPLKSKGEALGVLEVFNKKLSTEESKEGDKGVAPFTAEDQKLIVSLSNEIVMVIENAMLFNERERKVVELDNLLKATEAIASAMQLDPLLDTIMERGMKVMDAEGCSVLLVDEKEKKLQFVAASGAKKEEVKKLSLNMGEGVAGWVAQNDQPLLIDDVSKDDRFSKKIDEILTQKTKSLICVPLKVKERTIGVMEVMNKRGDRTFTERDMVLFKPLSAQAAVAIERAKLYEDLEDMYISTVKSLAAAIDAKDPYTRGHSERVTRFSMLIAKELGLDDKTQRDVQLCGLLHDVGKIGVPISILRKKDKLTDEDWKHIRRHPVLGAEIVSPIAQLKELIPNIRHHHERYDGKGYPDKLKGEDIPLISRILSVADTFDALTSERPYRNGLADKAAVEEMEVVKGTQLDAACVEAFLTGYRKGFIIREE